A genomic window from Salvia splendens isolate huo1 chromosome 11, SspV2, whole genome shotgun sequence includes:
- the LOC121754221 gene encoding calphotin-like isoform X4, producing MTDEKKPAEPPAPIDPKPPAPVDSTPPAPVDPTPPDPIDPTPPAPVDQTPPAPVYITPPAPVDQTPPVPVDSTPPAPVDSTPPAPIDPTPPSPVDQTPPAPVDITPPAPVDQTPPAPVDSTPPAPVDSTPPAPVDSTPPAPVDSTPPAPIDPTPPSPVDQTPPAPVDITPPAPVDQTPPAPVDSTAPAPVDSTAPAPVDSTAPAPVDSTPPAPVDSTPPAPVDSSPPAPVDSTPPAPIDPTPPSPVDQTPPAPVDITPPAPVDSTPPAPVDSTPPAPVDQTPPAPVDITPPAPVDQILPVPVDSTLPAPVDSTPPTPVDSTPTAPVDQTPPAPVDSTPPAPVDQTPPAPVDITSPASVDQTPPAPIDPTPPSPVDQTPTAPVDQTPPAPIDPTLPSPVDQTPPAPVDQTLPSPVDQTPPAPVDKTPPASVDKIPPPEEKVTAQEFRDALYNLPWSSIFAPYPHIEYQGGTNFTVGCEFSSTDSSSSEDDESAHLPLCETGPSTPVLSPPEGAVEESLVYARLCETGLLSPVVSPREGAVAKNIPDHISETGSSSPILSPPEGALEENLPDHKCEAAPSSRVLSPPEGAVAENISDHKCEAVPSSPVLSPPEGAVAEKLSDHKCEAAPSSPVLSPPEGAVAEKLSDHISETGSSPSICSPLEVAVAENLSDHECEAAPSSLVLSPPEGAVAEKLSDHISETGSSPSICSPLEVAVAENLSDHECEAAPSSLVLSPPEGAVAEKLSDHISETGSSSPIVSPPEGAIAENLPDHKCETAPSSPVLSPPEGAIAENLSDHLSAVGASSPVLSPSLLDVADNLHPLWECVPPPPVLSPLEGKVAENPLDHEAIEAAFRGHPRLLMKQKIAGFDETGDSDFDPDDTVNDWEDDDRLDRPVFSPRYMNTGAGLVNLKNTCFMNSVLQCLVHTVLFFEGIIYQRNSLLCVCPNKTFCLKCSLEELFRSLTSGMTYYRPETLAQNLSHISPTFKVGQQEDAHEYLLKLWNKLMECDKYLDDKDNEHKIFVARLFRGRLVNKVMCSCGKISSKTEDAWDLQLPIENSDTLIGALQTYILTVVPDFRCENCGNEGIVQKIDLDQLPPVVTFHLKRFDRLNNKIKKHVSFPPKLDLKPFTRTKVTFSFPSILKFPYDYELYAILVHEGETPTAGHYYSFIRLNSNEWYRYEDSQVTAVDEEEVFKQMAYILFYAPGGETNFTDAVLALQSSEGFTPFEHAQGDEVGRSKKAGKGATKKAADRDESLIAKKKAADRDESLIAKKKAADEGVSVVAVKKGADKNKSSTSEGKWEVQKRRQRRIKL from the exons ATGACGGATGAAAAGAAACCCGCTGAACCGCCTGCTCCGATCGATCCAAAACCGCCTGCTCCGGTCGATTCAACTCCGCCAGCTCCGGTTGATCCAACACCGCCTGATCCGATAGATCCAACCCCTCCTGCTCCGGTCGATCAAACGCCTCCTGCTCCGGTTTATATAACCCCTCCTGCTCCGGTCGATCAAACCCCTCCTGTTCCAGTCGATTCAACACCACCTGCTCCGGTCGATTCAACCCCGCCTGCTCCGATTGATCCAACCCCGCCTTCGCCGGTCGATCAAACGCCCCCTGCTCCGGTTGATATAACCCCTCCTGCTCCGGTCGATCAAACCCCTCCTGCTCCGGTCGATTCAACACCACCTGCTCCGGTCGATTCAACACCACCTGCTCCGGTCGATTCAACCCCTCCTGCTCCGGTCGATTCAACCCCGCCTGCTCCGATTGATCCAACCCCGCCTTCGCCGGTCGATCAAACGCCCCCTGCTCCGGTTGATATAACCCCCCCTGCTCCGGTCGATCAAACCCCTCCTGCTCCGGTCGATTCAACAGCACCTGCTCCGGTCGATTCAACAGCACCTGCTCCGGTCGATTCAACAGCACCTGCTCCGGTCGATTCAACACCACCTGCTCCGGTCGATTCAACCCCTCCTGCTCCGGTCGATTCATCCCCTCCTGCTCCGGTCGATTCAACCCCGCCTGCTCCGATTGATCCAACCCCACCTTCGCCGGTCGATCAAACGCCCCCTGCTCCGGTTGATATAACCCCTCCTGCTCCGGTCGATTCAACACCACCTGCTCCGGTCGATTCAACCCCTCCTGCTCCGGTCGATCAAACCCCTCCTGCTCCGGTTGATATAACCCCTCCTGCTCCGGTCGATCAAATCCTTCCTGTTCCGGTCGATTCAACACTGCCTGCTCCGGTCGATTCAACACCTCCTACTCCGGTCGATTCAACGCCTACTGCTCCGGTCGATCAAACGCCTCCTGCTCCGGTCGATTCAACGCCTCCTGCTCCGGTCGATCAAACGCCTCCTGCTCCGGTTGATATAACCTCTCCTGCTTCGGTCGATCAAACCCCTCCTGCTCCGATTGATCCAACCCCACCTTCTCCGGTAGATCAAACGCCTACTGCTCCGGTCGATCAAACCCCTCCTGCTCCCATTGATCCAACCCTGCCTTCTCCGGTCGATCAAACGCCTCCTGCTCCGGTCGATCAAACCCTGCCTTCTCCGGTCGATCAAACCCCTCCTGCTCCGGTCGATAAAACCCCGCCTGCTTCGGTCGATAAAATCCCGCCTCCCGAGGAGAAAGTGACTGCACAGGAATTTCGCGACGCGCTCTACAACTTACCGTGGAGTTCGATTTTCGCTCCCTATCCTCATATTGAATATCAAGGAGGAACGAATTTCACAGTGGGTTGTGAGTTTTCGTCCACTGATAGCAGTAGTAGTGAAGATGATGAGAGTGCTCATCTCCCA TTATGTGAGACCGGGCCTTCAACTCCGGTTCTTTCACCTCCggaaggggctgtagaagaaaGTCTTGTTTACGCA CGGTTATGTGAGACCGGGCTTTTATCTCCGGTTGTTTCACCTCGGGAAGGGGCCGTAGCAAAAAATATACCCGATCAT ATATCTGAGACCGGTTCTTCATCTCCGATTCTTTCACCTCCGGAAGGGGCCTTAGAAGAAAATCTACCTGATCAT AAATGTGAGGCCGCGCCTTCATCTCGGGTTCTTTCACCTCCGGAAGGGGCCGTAGCAGAAAATATATCCGATCAT AAATGTGAGGCCGTGCCTTCATCTCCGGTTCTTTCACCTCCAGAAGGGGCCGTAGCAGAAAAGCTATCCGATCAT AAATGTGAGGCTGCGCCTTCATCTCCGGTTCTTTCACCTCCGGAAGGGGCCGTAGCAGAAAAGCTATCCGATCAT ATATCGGAGACCGGGTCTTCACCTTCGATTTGTTCACCTCTGGAAGTGGCCGTGGCAGAAAATCTATCCGATCAT GAATGTGAGGCCGCGCCTTCATCTCTGGTTCTTTCACCTCCGGAAGGGGCCGTAGCAGAAAAGCTGTCCGATCAT ATATCGGAGACCGGGTCTTCACCTTCGATTTGTTCACCTCTGGAAGTGGCCGTGGCAGAAAATCTATCCGATCAT GAATGTGAGGCCGCGCCTTCATCTCTGGTTCTTTCACCTCCGGAAGGGGCCGTAGCAGAAAAGCTGTCCGATCAT ATATCTGAGACCGGGTCTTCATCTCCGATTGTTTCACCTCCGGAAGGGGCCATAGCAGAAAATCTACCTGATCAT AAATGTGAGACTGCGCCTTCATCTCCAGTTCTTTCACCTCCAGAAGGGGCCATAGCAGAAAATCTATCCGATCAT TTATCTGCGGTTGGGGCTTCATCTCCGGTTCTTTCACCTTCGCTATTGGACGTAGCAGATAATCTACAT CCGTTATGGGAGTGCGTGCCTCCACCTCCAGTTCTTTCACCTCTGGAAGGGAAGGTAGCAGAAAATCCACTTGATCAT GAAGCTATTGAAGCTGCATTCAGAGGTCATCCTCGCCTGCTTATGAAGCAGAAAATCGCTGGTTTCGATGAAACA GGTGATTCGGATTTTGATCCAGACGATACAGTA AATGATTGGGAAGATGATGATAGATTGGATCGACCTGTGTTCTCTCCGCGTTACATGAATACA GGAGCTGGACTGGTGAATTTAAAGAATACATGCTTCATGAATTCGGTTTTGCAATGCTTGGTGCATACTGTACTATTTTTTGAGGGCATTATTTACCAAAGAAACTCATTGCTGTGCGTTT GTCCCAATAAAACGTTCTGTCTGAAGTGCAGCCTCGAAGAGCTATTTCGATCACTTACTTCGGGAATGACATATTATAGGCCAGAGACACTAGCTCAGAATTTAAGCC ACATTTCACCTACCTTCAAAGTGGGTCAACAGGAGGATGCTCATGAATACCTTTTGAAGTTATGGAATAAACTAATGGAGTGTGACAAGTATCTTGACGATAAGGATAATGAACATAAAATCTTTGTCGCACGACTGTTTCGTGGCCGTCTTGTCAACAAG GTCATGTGTTCATGTGGTAAGATTTCTAGTAAGACAGAGGATGCATGGGATCTGCAATTACCTATTGAGAATTCGGACACTCTCATCGGTGCTCTGCAAACTTATATACTAACAGTAGTGCCTGACTTTCGCTGTGAAAATTGTGGGAATGAAGGTATAGTACAGAAAATTGATCTGGATCAGCTTCCACCTGTTGTCACGTTTCACCTGAAGAGGTTTGACAGATTGAACAACAAAATCAAAAAGCATGTGTCGTTTCCACCTAAGTTGGACTTGAAACCTTTCACTCGTACTAAAGTGACTTTTTCCTTCCCTAGTATACTGAAA TTTCCTTATGACTACGAGCTCTATGCTATTTTAGTGCATGAAGGGGAGACACCGACCGCAGGTCATTACTACAGCTTTATTCGCTTAAACTCCAATGAGTGGTACAGATATGAGGATTCACAA GTTACAGCTGTAGATGAAGAAGAAGTTTTCAAGCAGATGGCTTATATTCTTTTCTATGCTCCGGGCGGCGAGACTAACTTTACAGATGCCGTTCTAGCTCTGCAATCATCGGAAGGATTTACTCCTTTTGAGCATGCACAGGGTGATGAAGTAGGCAGATCAAAGAAAGCTGGTAAAGGTGCAACAAAAAAAGCTGCTGATAGAGATGAAAGTTTGATTGCTAAGAAAAAAGCTGCTGATAGAGATGAAAGTTTGATTGCTAAGAAAAAAGCTGCTGATGAAGGTGTAAGTGTGGTTGCTGTGAAAAAAGGTgctgataaaaataaaagttcgaCTTCTGAGGGAAAATGGGAGGTTCAGAAACGAAGGCAACGAAGGATAAAACTATGA
- the LOC121754221 gene encoding nascent polypeptide-associated complex subunit alpha, muscle-specific form-like isoform X2 yields the protein MTDEKKPAEPPAPIDPKPPAPVDSTPPAPVDPTPPDPIDPTPPAPVDQTPPAPVYITPPAPVDQTPPVPVDSTPPAPVDSTPPAPIDPTPPSPVDQTPPAPVDITPPAPVDQTPPAPVDSTPPAPVDSTPPAPVDSTPPAPVDSTPPAPIDPTPPSPVDQTPPAPVDITPPAPVDQTPPAPVDSTAPAPVDSTAPAPVDSTAPAPVDSTPPAPVDSTPPAPVDSSPPAPVDSTPPAPIDPTPPSPVDQTPPAPVDITPPAPVDSTPPAPVDSTPPAPVDQTPPAPVDITPPAPVDQILPVPVDSTLPAPVDSTPPTPVDSTPTAPVDQTPPAPVDSTPPAPVDQTPPAPVDITSPASVDQTPPAPIDPTPPSPVDQTPTAPVDQTPPAPIDPTLPSPVDQTPPAPVDQTLPSPVDQTPPAPVDKTPPASVDKIPPPEEKVTAQEFRDALYNLPWSSIFAPYPHIEYQGGTNFTVGCEFSSTDSSSSEDDESAHLPLCETGPSTPVLSPPEGAVEESLVYARLCETGLLSPVVSPREGAVAKNIPDHISETGSSSPILSPPEGALEENLPDHKCEAAPSSRVLSPPEGAVAENISDHKCEAAPSSPVLSPPEGAVAEKLSDHISETGSSPSICSPLEVAVAENLSDHECEAAPSSLVLSPPEGAVAEKLSDHISETGSSPSICSPLEVAVAENLSDHECEAAPSSLVLSPPEGAVAEKLSDHISETGSSYPVLSPPEGAVAENLSDHISETGSSSPIVSPPEGAIAENLPDHKCETAPSSPVLSPPEGAIAENLSDHLSAVGASSPVLSPSLLDVADNLHPLWECVPPPPVLSPLEGKVAENPLDHEAIEAAFRGHPRLLMKQKIAGFDETGDSDFDPDDTVNDWEDDDRLDRPVFSPRYMNTGAGLVNLKNTCFMNSVLQCLVHTVLFFEGIIYQRNSLLCVCPNKTFCLKCSLEELFRSLTSGMTYYRPETLAQNLSHISPTFKVGQQEDAHEYLLKLWNKLMECDKYLDDKDNEHKIFVARLFRGRLVNKVMCSCGKISSKTEDAWDLQLPIENSDTLIGALQTYILTVVPDFRCENCGNEGIVQKIDLDQLPPVVTFHLKRFDRLNNKIKKHVSFPPKLDLKPFTRTKVTFSFPSILKFPYDYELYAILVHEGETPTAGHYYSFIRLNSNEWYRYEDSQVTAVDEEEVFKQMAYILFYAPGGETNFTDAVLALQSSEGFTPFEHAQGDEVGRSKKAGKGATKKAADRDESLIAKKKAADRDESLIAKKKAADEGVSVVAVKKGADKNKSSTSEGKWEVQKRRQRRIKL from the exons ATGACGGATGAAAAGAAACCCGCTGAACCGCCTGCTCCGATCGATCCAAAACCGCCTGCTCCGGTCGATTCAACTCCGCCAGCTCCGGTTGATCCAACACCGCCTGATCCGATAGATCCAACCCCTCCTGCTCCGGTCGATCAAACGCCTCCTGCTCCGGTTTATATAACCCCTCCTGCTCCGGTCGATCAAACCCCTCCTGTTCCAGTCGATTCAACACCACCTGCTCCGGTCGATTCAACCCCGCCTGCTCCGATTGATCCAACCCCGCCTTCGCCGGTCGATCAAACGCCCCCTGCTCCGGTTGATATAACCCCTCCTGCTCCGGTCGATCAAACCCCTCCTGCTCCGGTCGATTCAACACCACCTGCTCCGGTCGATTCAACACCACCTGCTCCGGTCGATTCAACCCCTCCTGCTCCGGTCGATTCAACCCCGCCTGCTCCGATTGATCCAACCCCGCCTTCGCCGGTCGATCAAACGCCCCCTGCTCCGGTTGATATAACCCCCCCTGCTCCGGTCGATCAAACCCCTCCTGCTCCGGTCGATTCAACAGCACCTGCTCCGGTCGATTCAACAGCACCTGCTCCGGTCGATTCAACAGCACCTGCTCCGGTCGATTCAACACCACCTGCTCCGGTCGATTCAACCCCTCCTGCTCCGGTCGATTCATCCCCTCCTGCTCCGGTCGATTCAACCCCGCCTGCTCCGATTGATCCAACCCCACCTTCGCCGGTCGATCAAACGCCCCCTGCTCCGGTTGATATAACCCCTCCTGCTCCGGTCGATTCAACACCACCTGCTCCGGTCGATTCAACCCCTCCTGCTCCGGTCGATCAAACCCCTCCTGCTCCGGTTGATATAACCCCTCCTGCTCCGGTCGATCAAATCCTTCCTGTTCCGGTCGATTCAACACTGCCTGCTCCGGTCGATTCAACACCTCCTACTCCGGTCGATTCAACGCCTACTGCTCCGGTCGATCAAACGCCTCCTGCTCCGGTCGATTCAACGCCTCCTGCTCCGGTCGATCAAACGCCTCCTGCTCCGGTTGATATAACCTCTCCTGCTTCGGTCGATCAAACCCCTCCTGCTCCGATTGATCCAACCCCACCTTCTCCGGTAGATCAAACGCCTACTGCTCCGGTCGATCAAACCCCTCCTGCTCCCATTGATCCAACCCTGCCTTCTCCGGTCGATCAAACGCCTCCTGCTCCGGTCGATCAAACCCTGCCTTCTCCGGTCGATCAAACCCCTCCTGCTCCGGTCGATAAAACCCCGCCTGCTTCGGTCGATAAAATCCCGCCTCCCGAGGAGAAAGTGACTGCACAGGAATTTCGCGACGCGCTCTACAACTTACCGTGGAGTTCGATTTTCGCTCCCTATCCTCATATTGAATATCAAGGAGGAACGAATTTCACAGTGGGTTGTGAGTTTTCGTCCACTGATAGCAGTAGTAGTGAAGATGATGAGAGTGCTCATCTCCCA TTATGTGAGACCGGGCCTTCAACTCCGGTTCTTTCACCTCCggaaggggctgtagaagaaaGTCTTGTTTACGCA CGGTTATGTGAGACCGGGCTTTTATCTCCGGTTGTTTCACCTCGGGAAGGGGCCGTAGCAAAAAATATACCCGATCAT ATATCTGAGACCGGTTCTTCATCTCCGATTCTTTCACCTCCGGAAGGGGCCTTAGAAGAAAATCTACCTGATCAT AAATGTGAGGCCGCGCCTTCATCTCGGGTTCTTTCACCTCCGGAAGGGGCCGTAGCAGAAAATATATCCGATCAT AAATGTGAGGCTGCGCCTTCATCTCCGGTTCTTTCACCTCCGGAAGGGGCCGTAGCAGAAAAGCTATCCGATCAT ATATCGGAGACCGGGTCTTCACCTTCGATTTGTTCACCTCTGGAAGTGGCCGTGGCAGAAAATCTATCCGATCAT GAATGTGAGGCCGCGCCTTCATCTCTGGTTCTTTCACCTCCGGAAGGGGCCGTAGCAGAAAAGCTGTCCGATCAT ATATCGGAGACCGGGTCTTCACCTTCGATTTGTTCACCTCTGGAAGTGGCCGTGGCAGAAAATCTATCCGATCAT GAATGTGAGGCCGCGCCTTCATCTCTGGTTCTTTCACCTCCGGAAGGGGCCGTAGCAGAAAAGCTGTCCGATCAT ATATCGGAGACCGGGTCTTCATATCCTGTTCTTTCACCTCCGGAAGGGGCCGTAGCAGAAAATCTATCCGATCAT ATATCTGAGACCGGGTCTTCATCTCCGATTGTTTCACCTCCGGAAGGGGCCATAGCAGAAAATCTACCTGATCAT AAATGTGAGACTGCGCCTTCATCTCCAGTTCTTTCACCTCCAGAAGGGGCCATAGCAGAAAATCTATCCGATCAT TTATCTGCGGTTGGGGCTTCATCTCCGGTTCTTTCACCTTCGCTATTGGACGTAGCAGATAATCTACAT CCGTTATGGGAGTGCGTGCCTCCACCTCCAGTTCTTTCACCTCTGGAAGGGAAGGTAGCAGAAAATCCACTTGATCAT GAAGCTATTGAAGCTGCATTCAGAGGTCATCCTCGCCTGCTTATGAAGCAGAAAATCGCTGGTTTCGATGAAACA GGTGATTCGGATTTTGATCCAGACGATACAGTA AATGATTGGGAAGATGATGATAGATTGGATCGACCTGTGTTCTCTCCGCGTTACATGAATACA GGAGCTGGACTGGTGAATTTAAAGAATACATGCTTCATGAATTCGGTTTTGCAATGCTTGGTGCATACTGTACTATTTTTTGAGGGCATTATTTACCAAAGAAACTCATTGCTGTGCGTTT GTCCCAATAAAACGTTCTGTCTGAAGTGCAGCCTCGAAGAGCTATTTCGATCACTTACTTCGGGAATGACATATTATAGGCCAGAGACACTAGCTCAGAATTTAAGCC ACATTTCACCTACCTTCAAAGTGGGTCAACAGGAGGATGCTCATGAATACCTTTTGAAGTTATGGAATAAACTAATGGAGTGTGACAAGTATCTTGACGATAAGGATAATGAACATAAAATCTTTGTCGCACGACTGTTTCGTGGCCGTCTTGTCAACAAG GTCATGTGTTCATGTGGTAAGATTTCTAGTAAGACAGAGGATGCATGGGATCTGCAATTACCTATTGAGAATTCGGACACTCTCATCGGTGCTCTGCAAACTTATATACTAACAGTAGTGCCTGACTTTCGCTGTGAAAATTGTGGGAATGAAGGTATAGTACAGAAAATTGATCTGGATCAGCTTCCACCTGTTGTCACGTTTCACCTGAAGAGGTTTGACAGATTGAACAACAAAATCAAAAAGCATGTGTCGTTTCCACCTAAGTTGGACTTGAAACCTTTCACTCGTACTAAAGTGACTTTTTCCTTCCCTAGTATACTGAAA TTTCCTTATGACTACGAGCTCTATGCTATTTTAGTGCATGAAGGGGAGACACCGACCGCAGGTCATTACTACAGCTTTATTCGCTTAAACTCCAATGAGTGGTACAGATATGAGGATTCACAA GTTACAGCTGTAGATGAAGAAGAAGTTTTCAAGCAGATGGCTTATATTCTTTTCTATGCTCCGGGCGGCGAGACTAACTTTACAGATGCCGTTCTAGCTCTGCAATCATCGGAAGGATTTACTCCTTTTGAGCATGCACAGGGTGATGAAGTAGGCAGATCAAAGAAAGCTGGTAAAGGTGCAACAAAAAAAGCTGCTGATAGAGATGAAAGTTTGATTGCTAAGAAAAAAGCTGCTGATAGAGATGAAAGTTTGATTGCTAAGAAAAAAGCTGCTGATGAAGGTGTAAGTGTGGTTGCTGTGAAAAAAGGTgctgataaaaataaaagttcgaCTTCTGAGGGAAAATGGGAGGTTCAGAAACGAAGGCAACGAAGGATAAAACTATGA